In Vigna unguiculata cultivar IT97K-499-35 chromosome 3, ASM411807v1, whole genome shotgun sequence, a single genomic region encodes these proteins:
- the LOC114178133 gene encoding two-component response regulator ARR14-like, with translation MAQISSLHFSEFPSILNVLVIDSDLKLLEFIKKTCNQYSYKVMTFSESLSAVNLLRERKTHIHLILIEVHMPIMDGYEFLQFVKKERINVPVIMMSEDDSKASAMKAIELGACDYRNKPLCEDMLKNMWIRVFIQFLREHRTQNNIESLGDDNKTEGTSVKSEFDSSIVGRRNSTFRESDDVDESKNSVNRVVWSQELHTIFLDAIRRIGLENAVPKKILEAMNMPDLTRGHVASHLQKYRKFLKQEQQRKLHEENEMYLVSGNKKPRLYASGENNLQPTHPGLTCNIMEPPREKLCDPNVQVAEHYHAEQQTLAHDSPYPLPAFPNISITNNFPESSRYELCSVPDAATIQMNNMQHPQIHRIDLPSSFITISENSASCPQNYNFCMNMPPQPVVPGENNIGQVARYEYNNGASMHYPPQLPQNAGFPNGVVRYFAASTDINDQTIKKELNSMNNGHHNP, from the exons ATGGCCCAAATTTCTTCTCTTCACTTCTCTGAATTCCCATCAATTCTTAATGTTCTTGTCATTGACAGTGATCTCAAACTTCTTGAATTCATCAAGAAAACATGCAACCAGTATTCTTATAAAG TTATGACATTTTCTGAATCTCTAAGTGCTGTCAATCTTTTGCGGGAAAGAAAAACGCATATTCATTTGATACTCATTGAAGTCCACATGCCAATTATGGATGGCTATGAATTCCTGCAATTCGTCAAGAAAGAAAGAATTAATGTTCCTGTCATCA TGATGTCTGAAGATGATAGTAAAGCTTCCGCAATGAAGGCTATTGAACTTGGAGCTTGCGATTATCGGAATAAACCCTTGTGTGAGGACATGTTAAAGAATATGTGGATACGTGTTTTTATCCAGTTCCTGAGGGAACATAGGACCCAGAACAATATTGAGAGCTTGGGTGATGATAATAAAACAGAAGGGACAAGTGTTAAATCTGAATTTGATTCATCCATTGTTGGTAGGAGAAATAGTACTTTCAGAGAAAGTGATGATGTTGATGAATCAAAAAATTCTGTGAATCGCGTAGTATGGTCACAAGAACTGCATACTATATTTCTCGATGCTATTAGAAGAATTGGACTCGAAA atgCCGTGCCAAAGAAGATTCTCGAAGCTATGAACATGCCTGATTTGACAAGAGGACATGTTGCTAGTCATCTACAG AAATACAGAAAATTTTTGAAACAGGAACAGCAACGAAAACTTCATGAAGAGAATGAGATGTATTTGGTTTCAGGTAATAAAAAACCAAGGTTGTATGCATCTGGGGAAAACAACTTGCAACCGACACATCCTGGTCTCACATGTAACATCATGGAACCACCAAGAGAGAAATTATGTGATCCAAATGTACAAGTTGCTGAACATTATCATGCAGAACAACAAACTTTGGCACATGATTCTCCTTATCCTTTGCCAGCGTTTCCTAATATTTCCATTACTAACAATTTTCCTGAGTCTTCTAGATATGAATTATGTTCCGTACCTGATGCGGCTACGATTCAGATGAATAATATGCAGCATCCTCAAATTCATCGAATCGACTTGCCGTCATCCTTCATAACTATTTCTGAAAATTCAGCTTCTTGTCCTCAGAATTACAACTTTTGCATGAACATGCCACCTCAACCAGTAGTACCAGGTGAAAACAACATAGGTCAAGTGGCTCGGTATGAGTACAACAATGGAGCTTCTATGCATTACCCACCACAGCTTCCTCAAAACGCAGGTTTCCCAAATGGTGTTGTGAGATATTTTGCTGCCTCTACAGATATTAATGATCAAACAATCAAGAAGGAGTTAAATTCTATGAACAATGGTCATCACAATCCCTGA
- the LOC114176540 gene encoding prefoldin subunit 6: MSSSNLRDLQRELENKANDLSKLQKEIAKNHQMRKKYTIQLGENELVLKELDLLKEDANVYKLIGPVLVKQDLAEANANVRKRIEYISAELKRLDATVQDLEEKQNSKKDTILKLQQRIQSLQSGKAKA, encoded by the exons ATGAGTTCGTCCAACCTCAGAGATCTTCAACGTGAATTGGAGAACAAAGCCAATGATCTCAGCAAGCTCCAGAAGG aaaTTGCGAAGAATcaccaaatgagaaagaagtacACGATTCAGCTTGGCGAGAACGAGCTCGTCCTCAAG GAACTTGATTTGTTGAAAGAAGACGCAAATGTTTACAAGTTGATTGGACCCGTACTTGTTAAACAAGATTTGGCTGAGGCCAATGCAAATGTCCGCAAGAGAATCGAATACATTTCTGCTGAATT GAAGCGGCTTGATGCCACAGTTCAAGATTTGGAAGAGAAGCAAAATAGCAAGAAAGATACG ATACTGAAATTGCAACAAAGGATTCAATCTCTTCAGTCTGGGAAAGCAAAGGCGTAG